In the genome of Paenibacillus pabuli, one region contains:
- a CDS encoding TetR/AcrR family transcriptional regulator, translating into MRTIDRRQQVMDSAEKSFALFGYKATTMEQVARLANVGKGTIYTFFENKEELFGEILHSIITDMKQITEQTVKEDHSFLDNVHESMDALLEYREEHELLIKLFQEVNEFGTPQAKEGLQKVETAILEYLERQVRRAMELEQIREDDPRLVSFVLLKLYVTLTSDWNKAHPSLHKDQIKDFVGLFLKSGLSPT; encoded by the coding sequence ATGAGAACCATTGATCGAAGGCAGCAGGTCATGGACTCAGCAGAGAAATCGTTCGCGCTGTTTGGTTACAAGGCCACAACCATGGAACAGGTAGCGAGGCTTGCCAATGTGGGCAAGGGAACCATCTATACTTTTTTTGAAAACAAGGAAGAACTGTTCGGAGAAATTCTCCACTCGATCATTACGGATATGAAGCAAATTACGGAGCAAACGGTAAAGGAAGATCATTCGTTTTTGGATAATGTGCATGAGAGTATGGACGCTTTGCTGGAGTATAGAGAGGAACACGAGCTGCTGATTAAGCTGTTTCAGGAGGTGAACGAGTTTGGCACGCCTCAAGCGAAGGAAGGTCTGCAGAAAGTAGAGACAGCCATTCTTGAATATTTGGAGCGCCAAGTAAGACGTGCCATGGAACTGGAGCAGATTCGCGAAGACGATCCCAGGTTGGTGTCTTTTGTCCTGTTGAAGCTGTATGTCACTTTAACATCCGATTGGAATAAAGCGCATCCTTCGCTGCACAAGGATCAAATCAAGGATTTCGTAGGCCTCTTTCTCAAAAGTGGATTATCCCCTACATAA